The window CGCACATCCGGTTTGCGGATGCAGAATTTGCCGGAAGATCATTATATTCTCCTGAGTGCTAATCGGTTTCGGTCGGCAGGTTAGCCAACTGCCAGTCGGGGTATCCGGCTTGCAGACGACGGGTGCGATATCCATGGGCGTTGAGGAGTTCTACGGCTTCGTCGGCAAAGACACAGTACTCGCCGCGGCAGTAGGCTACGATTTCCTGATCGCGGGGCAACTCGTCCAGCCGCTCCGCTAATTCGTCGATCGGGATCGAACGCGCGCCGGCGATATGACCTTGCTTGAATTCGAGCACGGCGCGCACATCGAGAACTACTACGCTCTCTTCACGCGTGCGCGCCAGAAGCTCGTTCAAGGTCACCGGTTCCATCAACCGACGTTCGGTCAGATACGTATCAACGATGCGATCGACATCGGCGAGCTGACGGGTCGCAACTGTTCTGATGTTTTGCAGCAGTTCGTAAACGCTGAAATCGATCAGTCGGTAGTAGACTCGCAGTCCCTCTTTGCGGGTCGCGACCAGATGCGCCTCGCGCAACGCCTGCAAGTGCTGTGAGGCATTCGCGACGGAGAGTGACGTCTCGCGGGCCACGTCGTCTACGCTTCGCTCACCCTGAGCCAATAGGTCAAGGATTTCGATACGGTGTGCGTTGGCAAGCGCTTTGGCGACGCGTGCAAATTGCTCGTTGATTTCATCTTTAAATGCGCGATCGGCCACTGTGTTTCTCAAGTATTCAATAGATATATTGAATATAGTCGCTGCGAATTGAGTTGTCAAGAAGACCTTCGAGAAGCAAGAGGTCCAGCGGCAGGCGTACCATCAAACGGTAGAGTTTCGCACTCCCGCCGGCACGGCGAGCATACAGCGCGGGTTTCCTCCCACGCAAACACCGGCCGTGGTACGCTGGCACGCCCTTACGGGCTGTACCACCGAACCACCGGCCTAAAACGGCGACCAGATAGCGGTCGCCGTTTTTGTTTGCCTGGTGCCCCCCACTGCGCTGTGCCGTGCAGACGAGCGGTAGCGCTCACCTGCGCTGGCAGACTCCAGCGTATGACGGGGAGGAATCGTCATGCACACCGAAACTCGTTCCATCATCCGCAGCCAGATCAGGCCGTACGCGCAAGTTCAGACCTATCCGACCGGCTGGGTTGGACGTCAGACCAGCGCCCAGCTCTATGATGATCTCGTAGAGTACGCGCGGAACGTCATGAAGGGCAACGGTCTGCAGCATCACGAACGGCCGGAGTGCCTGCAGATCGGCTTCACCGCCTTGCTGGAGACGCTCAAGAAACAGCACGATTTCCTCGCCGATAAAACCCGCCAGCAGGCGGTGTTTTTCATTCTGGCCCGCTGCAAAAGCTCCAGCCTGCGCGCCTATGAGCGCCGCCACGAGAGCCTTGAGGCATACGTCTCGACCGACTGGCGCAGTTCGGCCGACGAACACACGATCAGCGGCTACGCGCATGACCGTGACGAACGCTGGGCCGCGTGGGCAACTGACATCGACACCCGGATCGACATCGAGCGTATCATGCAGCGACTGGCCGCCAAATACGCCGACTCGTTCAGGCACCTGATTGCGCTCTACTTCATCACGACGCAGATTTCGCGCAAAGATGCCGCAGCATTGGCCGGGCTGACACCGTGGAACTGGATGCAGAATTACGTCGAGCCGGTGCTGCAGGACGTGCGCTACGAATTTGCGCAGGTCTTCCTCGAGAAGCACGATTATCGGCAGCCGGAACTCAGGACTCTCGCCGATCGCCCGGGCAGCGGCCGATTCACGACGCCATACGGGGCGTGGCGAGAGCAGTACCGCCAAGGCCGAACCGCGCCGGCGACATCGCTGCTGGCGGAATATCATCACACGCCGAACATCTTCCATGCACTGCGGGCGCAGATCGACGGCAAGACCTATGCCCAAGCCGCGATTGCGACCGGTCGCAATCCGAATTCGTTTCGCCGCCACATGAAGCGCGCCGCGCAGCTGCTAGCCGCTGCCTATGCCTGAAGCAAACGCCGTCTTGGCTGGGACGTTAACTAAGCCGCTTCTATTTTTGCGATGTGGCCTAGAAATCATCGATGACACGGCTATTCGGCGCCCTTCATCCCGTCCCAGAACAGGTGTGTCTTTCGTCCGAGAGTGACACCACCACGATCAGCCAGGACGGCGTCCATTTCGGCAGCGACCGGGAGATCGGTCCATACTCGGCCGCACTCCGGACACCTGTGCGATCTGCCTGACTGTGCCGCCCGTCGCGCTTGTTATTACCCCGCATTGCGTCAGCGTTGCCGTCATCTTGATCTGATCGCCGAAACTGCCGAAGGCAGCTCCACTTCGCACGGATCGCGCGCCCACGCCGCCGCGTACCACTTGTTCCATGATCTCTTCGCAGCCGGCTGTCTTTCCACGCGGCCATAAACGTACCGATTTGTCTCTGATCATCCTAGCAGGCGCGCCGGCCGTCAAAATCCTGCGGATTTCGCTTGACCTGTTTTTGTCTGGCTGGTGCCGCTGCGCTCAACGCAAACAGGTAGCGGCCTGCGGCTGACGGCCCGGCTTTCTCGCCTGCTGTTCGGCTTGTCAGAAATCGGCACGAGGCCGATGGAAAAGACAGCGCACAAGCGCAAAGGAGAAATATCATGGGTACCAGTGTCACTACGCAAGTTACGGGTTTCGTCGCCAGTGTTCCGCAGGTGCGCGAAGTGGGTGAGCAGCGCGTAGCATCGTTCTCTGTGGCAGTCAGCCGCAAGAACCGTGCTGGCGAGAAGCTGACGCTCTGGGTGCGGATCAGTTGTTGGAACAAATTGGCCGACATCGCGGTGCAGTACGTCAAGAAGGGCTCGCTGGTGCAGGCGTCGGCGGAGTGGCTGCGGCCGTCGGCGTGGACCGACCAGAGCTGTGAATTCCAACGTAACTTGAGAATCGCCAGAAAGTCCAATGTAACTTGAGAAAAATTCCAGCGACTCTCAGATGTTAGGATTACCCGGAAACCGACTGCGAATCCGGTTTGGAACGCACCAGGCCATGCGCGCTCAACAGAGCGAAAATGCGTGGATAGCGCCTCAGTGCCGCACGCGACAAGCCTACAAGCGCTTCAATCTGCCGGAAGGTAAGCGGAAGCCCCTGAGTTTTGCAGGTATCCATCGCTGCTTCGACACGCGCCAGCAGCGCTGCCTCGTGGCGCTGGTACTGCCGCTGCGCGAACACCTGCCAGAGCGCTTGCAGGTCGGGATACTGTTGAAACACATCTCGTGGGAGTTTCAGTCGGGCAGCAAGTTCAGCCTGGGAGATTGAGTCCCCTTGTTCCTCTATCTGCGTCATCGCGGCCCCGACGCGAGCAGTCGTCGTTTGCAACCATCGCTGTTGCGACAGAGCGGTCTGTTCCGCAATAAGGTGCCGGACAGTAGCATGACATCCCAGTCGGTGCGCGGGAATGCCGAGATGCCGGGCAATCTTCACCTGAGTAACCAACAGGTGCTGTTCCCGAAACAGCAAAAGAGATGCCTGTACCTGCTCAAGGAGTGCTGCCTCCCGCTGGACGTACCACTGTTGCTGTGCCTGAACTGCCTCGTCGAGCAGCCGGTTCACACGCGGGTAGAACTTGCGGATTCGAGCAGGTGTCTGCTCAAGCTGAAAACAGATCGTCCGACGAGTGACCCGCCGTCCCTGAGCCGTGAAAGCATAGATCACCTGCTGTGCCTGGCGGTAGAGGTCGTCTTCATAATCAGTCGTTCGTCGCTTGCGGACGAGTGCTTCAACATGCAAACAGGCGGTAATAGCAGGATACTTGCGCAGCGCCGACGGTTCATACGCGAGCAGCGCACCGACCCGTTTCTGGGTGACCGGTACCTGTGCCGCCTTAAGCTGGCGGATGGCAGCCTGAGTCCGTCGCAGCAATTCCTCCGCATATAGGTCATCTTTGTGCCTGTAGCCAGTTTCCGCGCTGGTCTGAAACACTGTGCTCGGTCTCACGCCGAGCGCGTCCACGTAAAGCAGATAATCGTTCAGCGTTTCGCCAACCCCAGACCGGGTTTCATTTTCAATGGCGAGCACCCGGTTCTTGTTCAGGCCCAACCGGTGAGCCATCTGCTGCGCTTCCACGCCGCTCGCCCGTCGCAGAAAGCTCAAGCGCTGGCGGAAGGCAGCCATGACCAGGGACTGCGTGTCCGCCTCCCAGGGCTGCGGTGTGAGCAGGTAAGCGAGGTCGTCCCAGTCACACTGGCACTGCTGCCATTCCGGTTCGGTCATTTCAATCCCGTCCGACTGCCGTAAATCGCCCGTGCAGTGCGGACAGCGATACAGTGAGAGCGAGGCAGACTTCAGCCGCACCGGGCGCTCACAGTGGGGACAGGCGTCCAGCAGGCGTATTCCATGCTGTGGACAGCCTGCCAGATGCAGAAAGCTCCAGGGAAGTCTGACGTATCCGTGCTGAGCCAGACATGCGGGACACCAGCGCTGGTGACGGGCAAGACTGGGTGCGAGAAAGCGTCCCAATGACTGTTCACGCCCGAACTTGTGTCCCAGAAAGTAGACCGTCATGGCGAGCAGGACTCGGTCTGAACAGCAGGTCACCATACCTAACTGCCTGAAGTCCGAGGCAGGTGTCAGTTCCAGAAGGCGCTTCGGTTCCCTCACGCCGGTCAGATGAGAGAAAGTAGCGATATGGTGAATCCCGTTGGCGTGCGCGACCCGCTTCAAATAACTGTTGAGCGACTCCAACGGCTGCGGTCGGGGGTGAGACGGGAGAGTATCCAGAAAGTGGGACGAAAGCCCCTCGTTCATGCGCTGTCTCCCCGCCGCTGGAGCAGCACCAGAAAATCGGTCACTTGGTGGGTTTGAATCGCCCGCCAAGCTTCTTCTAACAAAGAAGGGGTGAGGCAGGGCAGCTGCTGCTTAAGCGCTCTCAGACTGGCATCCAGCACCAACATCATCACGTCGCGCAGCACGCCGCCCGTCCAGCGCTCAATGAGGCGCGCGGGTCCGTCAGTCGGGCTGCGCGGGTCGGTTTCCAGCGTGTAGACCGCGAGGGCGGATGGTTCGGGAAACGGGAGCAGCAGTTCGAGATACGCCAGCAGTTGGCGCAAACGGTCGCCCGTGTACTGACGGAGTTCGAAGTAATCGTTCCAGCGACCCGCCACCTCCGCGTCGCCTGAAACCCAACTGGTGGGATGGCAGGAGGCGCAGACCATCGGGATCTGAGGGGCGAGGTTTGAGACCTCGAGTAAGCGTCGTTTGAGCTGCGGACTGTGAATGTGTTCGACTTCATCAATGAC of the Candidatus Flexicrinis proximus genome contains:
- a CDS encoding single-stranded DNA-binding protein — protein: MGTSVTTQVTGFVASVPQVREVGEQRVASFSVAVSRKNRAGEKLTLWVRISCWNKLADIAVQYVKKGSLVQASAEWLRPSAWTDQSCEFQRNLRIARKSNVT
- a CDS encoding TniQ family protein, producing the protein MNEGLSSHFLDTLPSHPRPQPLESLNSYLKRVAHANGIHHIATFSHLTGVREPKRLLELTPASDFRQLGMVTCCSDRVLLAMTVYFLGHKFGREQSLGRFLAPSLARHQRWCPACLAQHGYVRLPWSFLHLAGCPQHGIRLLDACPHCERPVRLKSASLSLYRCPHCTGDLRQSDGIEMTEPEWQQCQCDWDDLAYLLTPQPWEADTQSLVMAAFRQRLSFLRRASGVEAQQMAHRLGLNKNRVLAIENETRSGVGETLNDYLLYVDALGVRPSTVFQTSAETGYRHKDDLYAEELLRRTQAAIRQLKAAQVPVTQKRVGALLAYEPSALRKYPAITACLHVEALVRKRRTTDYEDDLYRQAQQVIYAFTAQGRRVTRRTICFQLEQTPARIRKFYPRVNRLLDEAVQAQQQWYVQREAALLEQVQASLLLFREQHLLVTQVKIARHLGIPAHRLGCHATVRHLIAEQTALSQQRWLQTTTARVGAAMTQIEEQGDSISQAELAARLKLPRDVFQQYPDLQALWQVFAQRQYQRHEAALLARVEAAMDTCKTQGLPLTFRQIEALVGLSRAALRRYPRIFALLSAHGLVRSKPDSQSVSG
- a CDS encoding metalloregulator ArsR/SmtB family transcription factor, which produces MADRAFKDEINEQFARVAKALANAHRIEILDLLAQGERSVDDVARETSLSVANASQHLQALREAHLVATRKEGLRVYYRLIDFSVYELLQNIRTVATRQLADVDRIVDTYLTERRLMEPVTLNELLARTREESVVVLDVRAVLEFKQGHIAGARSIPIDELAERLDELPRDQEIVAYCRGEYCVFADEAVELLNAHGYRTRRLQAGYPDWQLANLPTETD